The Humulus lupulus chromosome 4, drHumLupu1.1, whole genome shotgun sequence genome has a window encoding:
- the LOC133831125 gene encoding UDP-glycosyltransferase 86A1-like, which yields MEAETTTAPKPLHAVVFPIPLQGHVIPAVNLAIRLATKGFTITFVNTQLIHHQITKSLPNPNTTQNDIDDEVVDIFSGAREAGLDIRYRTVSDGFPLSFNRMLNHDQYLREGHMGVLPIHMDELVRELVESADPTVSVLIADTFFGWQSNIAKKYDLVSVSFWTEPAIVFSLYYHLDLLKVNGHYGAFHDNREDIIDYIPGVKAIEPNDLPSYLQELDVSTIMHGVINNAFEGVKRADMILCNTVHELEFEPISTIQKRQPMYAIGPLISSGSTNSLVPMSIKPVSSCTQWLNSKLPNSVLYISFGSFVLCGKKDIDEIAYGLLLSKVNFIWVLRPNVVSYAEPYVLPNGFEDEIKDRGLIVTWTNQIEVISHYAIGGFLTHCGWNSVLESLWYGIPMLCFPLMTDQLTNRKLLVDDWRNGVNLCDKKPVNRFEVAEKIDHLMCGKSTKELRERTTKVKQMMKNGLTLDGSSEKNLSRFISDVKIKISDRSIM from the exons ATGGAGGCCGAGACTACGACGGCCCCAAAACCCCTACACGCCGTCGTTTTTCCCATCCCTCTACAGGGCCACGTCATCCCAGCTGTAAACTTGGCAATCAGACTAGCAACAAAGGGGTTCACCATCACATTCGTCAACACTCAATTGATCCACCACCAAATCACTAAATCTCTCCCCAACCCCAACACCACCCAAAACGACATCGATGACGAAGTCGTTGACATCTTCTCTGGGGCACGCGAGGCTGGTCTAGATATTCGGTACAGAACGGTTAGCGATGGCTTTCCCTTATCTTTCAATAGAATGCTTAACCATGACCAGTACTTACGTGAGGGTCACATGGGTGTTTTGCCGATCCATATGGACGAACTCGTCCGAGAACTAGTCGAATCGGCTGATCCAACGGTTTCTGTTTTGATCGCCGACACTTTCTTCGGTTGGCAATCTAATATAGCAAAGAAATACGACCTTGTTTCTGTGTCGTTTTGGACCGAGCCTGCCATAGTTTTCTCTCTCTACTATCACTTGGACCTCCTCAAAGTAAATGGTCACTATGGCGCATTTCACG ATAATAGAGAGGATATTATTGATTACATTCCGGGGGTCAAGGCTATCGAGCCAAATGACTTACCCTCCTACCTTCAAGAACTTGATGTCTCCACGATTATGCACGGAGTCATAAACAACGCATTCGAAGGTGTGAAAAGGGCAGATATGATTCTCTGTAACACTGTTCATGAGCTTGAGTTTGAGCCTATTTCGACCATACAAAAGAGACAGCCTATGTACGCAATTGGCCCACTCATTTCATCAGGGTCCACTAATTCTCTTGTGCCAATGAGCATCAAGCCTGTGTCAAGTTGTACCCAGTGGCTCAACTCCAAGCTCCCTAATTCGGTCTTGTACATCTCATTCGGTAGCTTTGTTCTTTGTGGAAAGAAAGATATTGATGAAATTGCTTACGGGCTTTTGCTTAGCAAAGTGAATTTTATATGGGTTCTTCGTCCTAATGTTGTGAGTTATGCAGAACCTTACGTTTTACCAAATGGGTTTGAAGATGAGATCAAAGATAGGGGTTTAATCGTGACATGGACCAATCAGATTGAAGTGATTTCACATTATGCAATAGGAGGATTTTTAACACATTGTGGTTGGAATTCGGTCTTGGAAAGTTTGTGGTATGGTATCCCAATGTTGTGTTTTCCGTTGATGACTGATCAGTTAACAAATAGGAAGTTGTTAGTTGATGATTGGAGAAATGGGGTCAACCTTTGTGATAAGAAGCCAGTGAATAGGTTTGAAGTTGCAGAGAAGATCGACCATTTGATGTGTGGAAAATCAACTAAAGAATTGAGGGAGAGGACAACAAAGGTGAAGCAGATGATGAAGAATGGCTTAACTCTAGATGGATCGTCAGAGAAAAATTTGAGTCGATTCATTAGTGATGTGAAGATTAAAATTAGTGACCGATCAATAATGTAA